From a region of the Planctomycetia bacterium genome:
- a CDS encoding DUF1559 domain-containing protein, whose product MISLPRALASCAQTRRRPAFTLVELLVVIAIIGILIALLLPALQVARESARRAQCINNLKQMGLASLTHENAHKHFPSGGWGWIWVGDPDMGFGKDQPGGWIYNVLGFMEQNALRKLGAGLPPGGRSGPGKREALKQLCSTPIPAFNCPTRRPSAVYFNQFVANFARNADGPLTVARSDYAANCGDQLRVEWDEGPPGTTEAANATYWTAHNADTIAIAGGRSGGTTPNQNLHSGICYLRSRVKINQIRDGSSNTYLFGEKYLNQAQYTTGRDAADNEHMYCGYNNDIYRSTYPGNNPNIDGTDAYRPRQDTAGLDGTTIFGSAHVGSWNVVFCDGSARGISYTIAAPTHGRLGNRDDGKLKYGTKYTVPMGEY is encoded by the coding sequence ATGATCTCCCTGCCAAGGGCATTAGCGTCTTGCGCGCAAACGCGTCGGCGCCCCGCGTTTACGTTGGTGGAACTCCTGGTGGTGATCGCGATTATCGGCATTTTGATTGCCTTGTTGTTGCCCGCGCTCCAGGTGGCGCGTGAGTCAGCGCGCAGAGCGCAATGCATCAACAACCTGAAACAAATGGGACTTGCGTCACTGACACACGAGAATGCCCACAAACATTTTCCTTCAGGCGGCTGGGGCTGGATTTGGGTGGGGGACCCTGATATGGGGTTTGGCAAAGACCAGCCTGGTGGCTGGATTTACAACGTCCTTGGCTTTATGGAACAGAACGCGCTGCGAAAGTTGGGGGCGGGACTTCCCCCGGGCGGTCGCTCCGGACCAGGCAAGCGCGAGGCCTTGAAACAGTTGTGCTCAACGCCTATTCCGGCCTTCAATTGCCCTACGCGACGCCCCTCCGCCGTGTACTTCAATCAGTTCGTCGCGAACTTCGCGCGAAATGCAGATGGTCCGCTCACCGTTGCGCGTTCGGACTATGCCGCCAACTGTGGTGACCAACTTCGAGTCGAATGGGATGAAGGCCCTCCGGGAACGACGGAGGCCGCGAACGCCACTTATTGGACAGCCCACAACGCGGATACCATTGCAATTGCCGGCGGGCGCTCGGGCGGTACTACTCCCAATCAGAATTTGCATTCCGGGATTTGTTACCTGCGCAGCCGAGTGAAGATCAATCAAATTCGCGACGGGTCGAGCAATACATATCTCTTCGGAGAAAAATACCTCAACCAGGCGCAATATACGACGGGTCGCGATGCTGCCGACAACGAACACATGTACTGTGGCTACAACAACGACATTTATCGCTCCACCTACCCTGGCAACAATCCCAACATCGATGGCACGGACGCCTACCGCCCCCGACAGGACACGGCAGGGCTCGACGGCACTACCATTTTCGGCAGTGCTCACGTGGGCAGCTGGAACGTCGTTTTCTGCGACGGGTCTGCCCGCGGTATCAGCTACACGATCGCCGCTCCCACGCACGGTCGCTTGGGAAATCGTGACGATGGCAAGCTGAAGTACGGAACGAAGTACACCGTGCCCATGGGCGAGTATTGA